From Procambarus clarkii isolate CNS0578487 chromosome 65, FALCON_Pclarkii_2.0, whole genome shotgun sequence, one genomic window encodes:
- the eIF3e gene encoding eukaryotic translation initiation factor 3 subunit E, protein MAEYDLTSKLGPYLDRHLVFPLMEFLSVKEIYDETDLQRAKLELLSNTNMVDFAMDIHSSLYPDQPVPAELPERRSRVVSELKHLQTETDPIFKIFSDPEVQKQMQASRDHRTLMQYLVEKHDFQQEMLDTLYSFAKFQYECGNYSGAADYLYLHRGLVPVSDKNFLNGLWGKLASEILTQNWENALEDLNRLKEFIESNLTTSPLQALQQRTWLIHWSLFVFFNHPKGRELIIEMFLYQQPYLNALQTMCPHVLRYLATAVVINKNSRRAAMKDLVRVIQQESYTYKDPITEFLAHLYVDFDFDAAQKKLQQCAAVLENDFFLVACQNDFIENARLMIFELFCRIHQCISINMLAEKLNMTPKDAERWIVNLIRQAKLDAKIDSQQGHVVMGTQAVSPYQQLIEKTKTLSFRTQMLSINVEKKATARYSEGPSWAVTS, encoded by the exons ATCTACGATGAAACTGACTTGCAGAGAGCAAAATTGGAGCTTTTGTCCAATACTAACATGGTGGATTTTGCAATGGATATCCATTCATCACTTTACCCTGATCAGCCTGTTCCTGCAGAACTTCCAGAGCGCAGGTCTAGAGTTGTGTCAGAGTTGAAACACCTTCAG ACAGAGACGGACCCCATCTTCAAAATCTTCAGTGACCCTGAGGTACAGAAGCAGATGCAGGCATCTCGTGACCATCGCACCCTCATGCAATACCTGGTTGAAAAGCATGAT ttcCAGCAAGAAATGTTGGATACCTTGTACTCATTTGCCAAGTTTCAATATGAGTGTGGTAACTATTCTGGTGCTGCAGACTACCTTTACCTCCATCGTGGTTTAGTGCCCGTCAGTGACAAG AACTTTCTGAATGGTCTGTGGGGCAAGTTGGCATCAGAAATTTTGACTCAGAACTGGGAAAACGCACTTGAAGATCTTAATCGCCTCAAGGAGTTCATTGAAAGCAACCTTACAACTTCACCACTTCAGGCCCTCCAGCAGCGTACCTGGTTGATACattggtcactgtttgtgttCTTCAATCATCCCAAAG GTCGGGAGCTAATCATCGAGATGTTCCTGTACCAGCAGCCATATCTGAATGCCTTGCAAACAATGTGTCCACATGTTCTTCGCTATTTAGCAACTGCTGTTGTTATTAACAAAAACAGTAGGAGAGCTGCAATGAAG GATCTTGTGAGAGTAATTCAGCAGGAGAGCTACACGTACAAGGACCCTATTACAGAGTTCCTTGCCCATCTCTATGTTGATTTTGACTTTGATGCTGCCCAGAAAAAGCTCCAACAATGTGCTGCAGTTTTGGAAAATGATTTCTTCTTAGTTGCCTGCCAGAATGACTTTATTGAGAATGCAAGACTCATGATCTTTGAATTGTTCTGCAGAATTCATCAGTGCATCAGTATCAA CATGTTAGCCGAGAAGCTAAACATGACACCCAAGGATGCCGAGAGGTGGATCGTGAACTTAATTCGACAGGCTAAGCTGGATGCCAAGATAGATTCTCAACAAGGCCACGTGGTGATGGGTACCCAAGCAGTGTCGCCGTACCAGCAGCTCATAGAGAAGACCAAGACTCTCAGTTTCCGCACGCAGATGCTTTCGATTAACGTAGAGAAAAAGGCAACGGCAAGATACAGTGAA GGACCAAGCTGGGCTGTAACTAGTTAA